One genomic region from Phragmites australis chromosome 1, lpPhrAust1.1, whole genome shotgun sequence encodes:
- the LOC133926384 gene encoding linoleate 9S-lipoxygenase 2-like, whose product MFGGIIDELTGNKNAQLKGSVVLMRKNVLDVNDIGATVIDSITEFLGRGVTCQLISSTVVDPNNGNRGKVGAEASLEQWLLTPPPLISGESKFGVTFQWEVEKHGVPGAIIVKNNHTSEFFLKTITLDNVPGRGTVVFVANSWVYPQYKYRYNRVFFANDTYLPSKMPAALKPYRDDELRNLRGDDQQGPYQAHDRVYRYDVYNDLGEPDSGNPRPTLGGSKDHPYPRRGRTGRKPTKTDPDAESRLTLLEDIYVPRDERFGHIKSADFLGYSLKALVDGIVPAIRTYVDLSPGEFDSFADILKLYEGGIKLPDIPALEEMRKRFPLQLVKDLLPVGGDYLLKLPMPKIIKEDKRAWMTDDEFARELLAGVNPLMIRRLTEFPPRSTLDPSKYGDQTSTITEAHIEKNLEGLTVQEALDGNRLYFLDHHDHYMPFLIEINNLDDNFIYATRTLLFLRGDGTLAPLAIELSLPELRDGVIAAKSAVYTPTSTTGAEAWLWHLAKAYVNVNDYNWHQGISHWLNTHAVMEPFVIATNRQLSVTHPVHKLLLPHYRDTMNINGLARQQLINAGGIFEMTVFPRKYALEISSIVYKDWKFTEQALPDDLIKRGMAVEDPSSPYKVRLLIEDYPYASDGLAIWHAIEKWVMEYLAIYYPNDGMLQADVELQAWWKEVREVGHADLKDEAWWPAMQTVAELGKACATIIWIASALHAAVNFGQYPYCGYHPNRPSVSRRPMPVPGTKEYEELERDPEKVFIRTITCQFQAIVGISLLEILSSHSSDEVYLGQRDTPEWTSDAKAQEAFKRFGAHLTEIEKRVVAMNADPLLKNRNGPAFPYTLLYPNTSDRKGDNAGITAKGIPNSISI is encoded by the exons ATGTTTGGAGGGATCATCGACGAGTTGACGGGGAACAAGAATGCGCAGCTCAAGGGCTCGGTGGTGCTCATGCGCAAGAACGTCCTCGACGTCAACGACATCGGCGCCACCGTCATCGACAGCATCACCGAGTTCCTCGGCCGCGGCGTCACCTGCCAGCTCATCAGCTCCACCGTCGTCGATCCCA ACAACGGGAACCGCGGGAAGGTGGGCGCGGAGGCGAGCCTGGAGCAGTGGCTGCTGACCCCGCCGCCGCTGATAAGCGGCGAGTCCAAGTTCGGCGTGACGTTCCAGTGGGAGGTGGAGAAGCACGGCGTGCCAGGCGCCATCATCGTGAAGAACAACCACACCTCCGAGTTCTTCCTCAAGACCATCACCCTCGACAACGTTCCCGGCCGCGGCACCGTCGTCTTCGTCGCCAACTCCTGGGTCTACCCGCAGTACAAGTACCGTTACAACCGCGTCTTCTTCGCCAACGAC ACGTACCTGCCCAGCAAGATGCCGGCGGCGCTGAAGCCTTACCGTGATGACGAGCTCCGGAACCTGAGGGGCGACGACCAGCAGGGCCCGTACCAGGCGCACGACCGCGTCTACCGCTACGACGTGTACAACGACCTCGGCGAGCCCGACAGCGGCAACCCCCGCCCCACCCTCGGCGGCTCCAAGGACCACCCCTACCCGCGCCGCGGCCGCACCGGCCGGAAGCCCACCAAAACCG ACCCCGACGCGGAGAGCAGGCTGACGCTGCTGGAAGACATCTACGTGCCGCGCGACGAGCGGTTCGGGCACATCAAGTCGGCGGACTTCCTCGGCTACTCGCTCAAGGCGCTCGTGGACGGCATCGTGCCGGCCATCCGTACCTATGTCGACCTCTCGCCCGGCGAGTTCGACTCCTTCGCGGACATCCTCAAGCTCTACGAGGGCGGGATCAAGCTTCCCGACATCCCCGCCCTCGAGGAGATGCGCAAGCGCTTCCCGCTCCAGCTCGTCAAGGACCTCCTCCCCGTCGGCGGCGACTACCTCCTCAAGCTCCCCATGCCGAAAATCATCAAAG AGGATAAGAGAGCTTGGATGACCGACGATGAGTTCGCACGGGAGCTTCTCGCCGGAGTGAACCCCCTGATGATCAGGCGTCTCACG GAGTTCCCTCCGAGAAGCACTCTTGACCCGAGCAAGTACGGCGACCAGACGAGCACCATCACTGAGGCGCACATCGAGAAGAACCTCGAGGGCCTCACTGTGCAGGAGGCGCTGGACGGCAACCGGCTCTACTTCCTGGACCACCACGACCACTACATGCCGTTCCTGATCGAGATCAACAACCTGGACGACAACTTCATCTACGCCACCAGGACGCTGCTGTTCCTGCGCGGCGACGGCACGCTCGCGCCGCTGGCCATCGAGCTGAGCCTGCCCGAGCTCCGTGACGGTGTCATCGCCGCGAAGAGCGCGGTGTACACGCCCACGTCGACGACCGGCGCTGAGGCGTGGCTGTGGCACCTGGCCAAGGCCTACGTCAACGTGAACGACTACAACTGGCACCAGGGTATCAGCCACTGGCTCAACACGCACGCCGTGATGGAGCCGTTCGTGATCGCGACGAACCGGCAGCTCAGCGTGACGCACCCGGTGCACAAGCTGCTGCTGCCGCACTACCGCGACACGATGAACATCAACGGCCTCGCGCGCCAGCAGCTCATCAACGCCGGCGGCATCTTCGAGATGACCGTCTTCCCGCGCAAGTACGCGCTCGAGATTTCCTCCATCGTCTACAAGGACTGGAAGTTCACTGAGCAGGCCCTTCCCGATGATCTAATCAAGAG AGGCATGGCCGTGGAGGACCCGTCGAGCCCGTACAAGGTGCGGCTGCTGATCGAGGACTACCCGTACGCGTCGGACGGGCTGGCGATCTGGCACGCCATCGAGAAGTGGGTGATGGAGTACCTGGCCATCTACTACCCCAACGACGGCATGCTGCAGGCGGACGTGGAGCTGCAGGCATGGTGGAAGGAGGTGCGCGAGGTCGGGCACGCCGACCTCAAGGACGAGGCCTGGTGGCCTGCGATGCAGACGGTGGCGGAGCTAGGAAAGGCCTGCGCCACCATCATCTGGATCGCGTCGGCGTTGCACGCGGCCGTCAACTTCGGGCAGTACCCGTACTGTGGGTACCACCCGAACCGGCCGTCCGTGAGCCGGCGGCCCATGCCGGTGCCGGGCACCAAGGAGTACGAGGAGCTGGAGCGCGATCCGGAGAAGGTGTTCATTCGCACCATCACCTGCCAGTTTCAGGCCATCGTCGGCATCTCGCTTCTGGAGATCCTGTCAAGCCACTCCTCCGACGAGGTGTACCTCGGCCAGCGCGACACGCCGGAGTGGACGTCGGACGCCAAGGCGCAGGAGGCGTTCAAGCGGTTCGGCGCGCATCTGACCGAGATCGAGAAACGCGTGGTGGCCATGAACGCGGACCCCCTGCTCAAGAACCGGAACGGCCCGGCCTTCCCCTACACGCTGCTCTACCCCAACACCTCCGACCGCAAGGGCGACAACGCCGGCATCACCGCCAAGGGCATCCCCAACAGCATCTCCATCTGA